One Halobacterium sp. DL1 DNA window includes the following coding sequences:
- a CDS encoding methionine aminopeptidase (catalyzes the removal of N-terminal amino acids from peptides and arylamides), with protein sequence MADSVEVGSEAYEQYVEAGEILTDVLDAAADRIEVGATQLAVAEFAEERIHELGGEPAFPVNISVDEEASHAAPGADDETEFGEEMVCLDVGVHVDGHIADAATTVDLSGNPDLVDAAEEALDAAVDAVEPGAHTGQIGAEIQDVIEGYGYNPVFNLTGHGVDVYDAHTGPSVPNRAVESGVELQVGDVLAIEPFATTGTGKVSEGTDTEIYEVVGEGSVRDRRARQLLEDLEQFDGLPFAARWLDSSRAEMSLRRLEMADIVRSYPVLKEDEGELVSQDEHTVIVTEDGCEITTN encoded by the coding sequence ATTCTCACCGACGTACTGGACGCGGCGGCCGACCGCATCGAGGTCGGCGCCACGCAACTCGCGGTCGCGGAGTTCGCCGAGGAGCGCATCCACGAACTCGGCGGCGAGCCGGCGTTCCCCGTCAACATCAGCGTCGACGAGGAGGCGAGCCACGCCGCGCCGGGCGCCGACGACGAGACGGAGTTCGGCGAGGAGATGGTCTGTCTCGACGTCGGCGTCCACGTCGACGGCCACATCGCGGACGCCGCGACCACCGTCGACCTCTCCGGCAACCCGGACCTCGTGGACGCCGCAGAGGAGGCCCTCGACGCGGCCGTCGACGCCGTCGAACCGGGCGCACACACCGGTCAGATCGGCGCCGAGATTCAGGACGTCATCGAGGGGTACGGCTACAACCCCGTGTTCAACCTCACGGGACACGGCGTGGACGTCTACGACGCTCACACTGGGCCGAGCGTCCCCAACCGCGCGGTCGAGAGCGGCGTCGAACTCCAGGTCGGCGACGTGCTCGCCATCGAACCGTTCGCCACCACGGGCACCGGGAAGGTCTCCGAGGGGACGGACACCGAGATCTACGAGGTCGTCGGCGAGGGGTCGGTCCGCGACCGGCGCGCCCGCCAGTTGCTGGAGGACCTCGAGCAGTTCGACGGCCTCCCGTTCGCGGCCCGCTGGCTGGACTCGTCGCGCGCCGAGATGAGCCTCCGGCGACTCGAGATGGCGGACATCGTGCGCTCGTACCCCGTGCTGAAAGAGGACGAGGGGGAACTCGTGAGCCAGGACGAGCACACGGTCATCGTCACCGAGGACGGCTGCGAGATAACGACGAACTGA
- a CDS encoding HIT family hydrolase, translating to MEQVFAPWRIEWVEREEKNADVDCVFCEFPAREDDREHLVVARSEHAVVMLNNYPYNPGHCMVVPREHTGDYTDLSEEALFDHARLKQATLDALDAAFDPEGYNAGLNLGGNAAGGSIGDHLHTHVVPRWGGDTNFMPVISDTKVIVEALDDSYDRLHDAFGDHPAAVESDTGAPRLEFD from the coding sequence ATGGAACAGGTGTTCGCGCCGTGGCGCATCGAGTGGGTGGAGCGCGAGGAGAAGAACGCGGACGTCGACTGCGTGTTCTGCGAGTTCCCCGCCCGCGAGGACGACCGCGAGCACCTCGTCGTCGCGCGCTCAGAGCACGCCGTCGTGATGCTCAACAACTACCCGTACAACCCGGGCCACTGCATGGTCGTCCCCCGCGAGCACACGGGTGACTACACCGACCTCTCGGAGGAGGCGCTCTTCGACCACGCTCGCCTGAAGCAGGCGACGCTCGACGCGCTGGACGCCGCCTTCGACCCCGAGGGCTACAACGCCGGCCTCAACCTCGGGGGGAACGCGGCGGGCGGCAGCATCGGCGACCACCTCCACACGCACGTCGTGCCGCGGTGGGGCGGCGACACGAACTTCATGCCCGTCATCAGCGACACGAAGGTCATCGTGGAGGCTCTCGACGACTCCTACGACCGCCTCCACGATGCGTTCGGCGACCACCCTGCGGCCGTCGAGAGCGACACGGGCGCGCCGCGCCTCGAATTCGACTGA